The Panicum hallii strain FIL2 chromosome 9, PHallii_v3.1, whole genome shotgun sequence genome has a window encoding:
- the LOC112875134 gene encoding lysine-specific demethylase JMJ25 isoform X1, with translation MAAVPEDLRCKRSDGKQWRCGAPSVPGKTVCEKHYVQAKRRSASSALRATLRRSSASAAGGAPVLPFRSTAAAARLGPPPMAVARPVYSRVAGEAVYVAEPVPAPAPASRGPAYDGLPLGNAAGARTAAELVGRCPAWSTDAGPAGTTSCHQCRKAGAVLWCSSCDRRGYCAGCISRWYSDISIDDVRKVCPACRGICNCRVCLQGDNLIKARVQEIPVVDKLRYLHCLLSHVLPVLKQIYSDQCFEIGVETRSSGPKTDILRAKINFDEQMCCDFCKVPVFDYHRHCPKCLYDLCLDCCRDIRRSRATVARGEHTEGHVEDKSRDSFSRRARLEPSAESVNDKSCYQPMDLNNIDIRSLVPTWRVSNDGSLTCGPHEAGGCGSSKLVLRRIFKINWIAKLVKSSEEMVNGCKVHDLQDGCLSYIDGRQLELIGQHDHGLSKCSNSDDISGNCVYSPVLEDLKHEGIMQFRKHWIKAEPIVIRKAFEPSLSSIWDPLSIWRGIQEIMDEEMDEDVIVKAVDCSNQSEVDIELKQFIKGYSDGNKGGDGRLLMLKLKEWPQPSVLEEFLLCHRPEFIVNFPLVDFIHPRWGLLNLAAKLPQDALQPEVGMKLLIAYGSRQELGKGDPVMNLTINMGDVVHMLMHAVEVRNQYPNRPPSNGSERIANGTSTHVNDHTPVPDLDLIVGEQEYKHAISHCEEAKANNLEGSQAGAVWDVFRRQDLPKLNEYLAAHREEFGANCQAVPSVMTPFFCIKLFSNIFSNVFHDNTFPMQVKYPIYDQNVYLNNHHKKTLKDQYGIEPCTFHQHIGEAVFIPAGCPFQVKNLQSTVQLALNFLSPESLPESVRMAQEIRCLPNDHFAKLKMLEVKKISLYAASSAVREIQRITLDPKFNLDASFEDQNLTRAVSENLARVNKQRKVSCS, from the exons ATGGCGGCCGTGCCGGAGGACCTCCGCTGCAAGCGCTCCGACGGCAAGCAGTGGCGCTGCGGCGCGCCCTCCGTGCCCGGCAAGACCGTCTGCGAGAAGCACTACGTCCAGGCCAAGAGGCGCTCCGCCTCCTCCGCGCTCCGCGCAACGCTCCGCCGCTcatccgcctccgccgccggcggcgcgcccGTCCTGCCCTtccgctccaccgccgccgcggcccgccTCGGCCCGCCGCCGATGGCGGTCGCGAGGCCCGTCTACTCCAGGGTCGCCGGGGAGGCGGTGTACGTGGCGGAGCccgtgccggcgccggcgccggcgtcgaGGGGCCCGGCGTACGACGGCCTGCCCCTGGGCAATGCTGCCGGCGCGCGCACCGCGGCG GAGCTGGTCGGGAGATGCCCGGCGTGGTCGACCGACGCTGGTCCGGCGGGGACGACGAGTTGCCACCAGTGCCGCAAGGCTGGGGCCGTCCTTTGGTGTTCCAGCTGCGACAGGAGAGGCTACTGCGCCGGCTGCATCTCGAGATG GTACTCTGACATTTCGATAGATGATGTTCGAAAGGTTTGTCCTGCATGCCGTGGCATTTGTAATTGCAGAGTTTGCTTACAAGGAGACAACTTAATAAAG GCCAGGGTGCAAGAAATACCAGTTGTTGATAAGTTGAGATATCTTCATTGCCTTTTGTCACATGTTCTTCCAGTACTAAAGCAGATTTATTCTGACCAATGCTTTGAAATAGGTGTTGAAACAAGATCTTCTG GACCAAAGACAGATATCCTCAGAGCAAAGATAAATTTTGATGAACAAATGTGCTG TGATTTTTGCAAAGTGCCAGTTTTTGATTATCACCGCCACTGTCCAAAGTGTCTGTATGATTTATGCCTTGATTGCTGTCGAGACATACGGCGTTCTCGGGCCACTGTTGCAAGAGGAGAACATACCGAAGGTCATGTTGAAGATAAAAGTAGAGATTCTTTTAGTAGAAGAGCAAGACTGGAACCATCTGCAGAAAGTGTAAATGACAAGTCTTGCTATCAGCCAATGGATCTAAATAATATTGACATTAGATCTTTAGTCCCTACATGGAGAGTCAGCAATGATGGCAGCCTCACTTGCGGGCCTCATGAAGCTGGTGGCTGTGGTTCCTCAAAGCTGGTGCTAAGGCGAATATTCAAAATTAATTGGATCGCTAAACTTGTAAAAAGTTCTGAAGAAATGGTCAATGGTTGCAAAGTACATGATCTGCAGGATGGATGTTTGTCTTACATTGATGGCAGACAGTTAGAGTTAATTGGTCAGCATGACCATGGTCTCTCAAAATGCTCAAACAGTGATGATATTAGTGGGAATTGTGTGTACTCTCCTGTATTGGAGGACTTAAAACATGAAGGCATCATGCAGTTTCGTAAGCATTGGATAAAGGCGGAGCCTATTGTCATCAGGAAAGCATTTGAGCCTTCCCTGTCATCAATCTGGGACCCTTTAAGTATTTGGAGAGGTATCCAGGAGATCATGGATgaagaaatggatgaagatgtaATAGTGAAAGCTGTTGACTGCTCAAACCAATCAGAG GTGGATATCGAGCTCAAACAGTTTATCAAAGGTTATTCGGATGGCAACAAGGGGGGCGATGGCCGCTTGTTGATGCTGAAATTGAAAGAGTGGCCCCAGCCCAGTGTCTTAGAGGAGTTTCTGTTGTGCCACAGACCAGAATTTATTGTCAATTTTCCTCTTGTTGATTTTATTCATCCTAGATGGGGTCTCCTAAATCTTGCTGCCAAGTTACCCCAAGATGCATTACAGCCTGAAGTAGGGATGAAACTGCTAATTGCATATGGAAGTCGTCAAGAACTTGGTAAAGGTGATCCAGTGATGAATCTAACGATTAACATGGGTGATGTG GTTCACATGTTAATGCATGCAGTTGAAGTACGTAACCAATATCCCAATAGGCCACCATCTAATGGATCTGAAAGGATTGCTAATGGAACTAGTACGCATGTAAATGATCACACTCCTGTTCCAGATTTGGATCTGATTGTGGGGGAGCAAGAGTACAAACATGCTATTTCACATTGTGAGGAGGCAAAAGCTAACAATTTAGAAGGATCACAGGCTGGTGCTGTCTGGGATGTATTCCGCAGGCAGGATCTTCCAAAGCTTAATGAATATTTGGCTGCTCACCGGGAAGAATTTGGAGCTAACTGTCAAGCTGTGCCCTCTGTAATGACTCCTTTCTTCTGCATCAAATTATTCTCTAATATATTCTCAAATGTGTTTCATGATAATACGTTTCCAATGCAGGTTAAGTATCCTATTTACGATCAAAATGTGTACCTCAACAATCATCATAAGAAGACATTGAAGGATCAATATG GAATTGAACCTTGCACATTCCACCAACATATTGGCGAGGCTGTATTCATTCCAGCCGGCTGTCCTTTCCAAGTGAAAAACCTCCAG TCCACCGTTCAATTGGCTCTCAATTTTTTGTCTCCGGAGAGTTTGCCAGAGTCAGTCCGGATGGCCCAAGAGATCCGTTGCCTGCCGAATGATCATTTTGCAAAACTGAAGATGCTTGAG GTAAAAAAGATCTCCTTATATGCAGCAAGTTCAGCTGTCAGAGAAATTCAGAGAATAACTCTGGATCCCAA GTTCAATCTTGATGCTAGTTTCGAGGATCAAAATTTGACTAGGGCGGTTTCAGAAAACTTGGCAAGAGTGAATAAACAAAGGAAGGTATCTTGCAGTTGA
- the LOC112875134 gene encoding lysine-specific demethylase JMJ25 isoform X2, producing MAAVPEDLRCKRSDGKQWRCGAPSVPGKTVCEKHYVQAKRRSASSALRATLRRSSASAAGGAPVLPFRSTAAAARLGPPPMAVARPVYSRVAGEAVYVAEPVPAPAPASRGPAYDGLPLGNAAGARTAAELVGRCPAWSTDAGPAGTTSCHQCRKAGAVLWCSSCDRRGYCAGCISRWYSDISIDDVRKVCPACRGICNCRVCLQGDNLIKARVQEIPVVDKLRYLHCLLSHVLPVLKQIYSDQCFEIGVETRSSGPKTDILRAKINFDEQMCCDFCKVPVFDYHRHCPKCLYDLCLDCCRDIRRSRATVARGEHTEGHVEDKSRDSFSRRARLEPSAESVNDKSCYQPMDLNNIDIRSLVPTWRVSNDGSLTCGPHEAGGCGSSKLVLRRIFKINWIAKLVKSSEEMVNGCKVHDLQDGCLSYIDGRQLELIGQHDHGLSKCSNSDDISGNCVYSPVLEDLKHEGIMQFRKHWIKAEPIVIRKAFEPSLSSIWDPLSIWRGIQEIMDEEMDEDVIVKAVDCSNQSEVDIELKQFIKGYSDGNKGGDGRLLMLKLKEWPQPSVLEEFLLCHRPEFIVNFPLVDFIHPRWGLLNLAAKLPQDALQPEVGMKLLIAYGSRQELGKGDPVMNLTINMGDVVHMLMHAVEVRNQYPNRPPSNGSERIANGTSTHVNDHTPVPDLDLIVGEQEYKHAISHCEEAKANNLEGSQAGAVWDVFRRQDLPKLNEYLAAHREEFGANCQAVPSVKYPIYDQNVYLNNHHKKTLKDQYGIEPCTFHQHIGEAVFIPAGCPFQVKNLQSTVQLALNFLSPESLPESVRMAQEIRCLPNDHFAKLKMLEVKKISLYAASSAVREIQRITLDPKFNLDASFEDQNLTRAVSENLARVNKQRKVSCS from the exons ATGGCGGCCGTGCCGGAGGACCTCCGCTGCAAGCGCTCCGACGGCAAGCAGTGGCGCTGCGGCGCGCCCTCCGTGCCCGGCAAGACCGTCTGCGAGAAGCACTACGTCCAGGCCAAGAGGCGCTCCGCCTCCTCCGCGCTCCGCGCAACGCTCCGCCGCTcatccgcctccgccgccggcggcgcgcccGTCCTGCCCTtccgctccaccgccgccgcggcccgccTCGGCCCGCCGCCGATGGCGGTCGCGAGGCCCGTCTACTCCAGGGTCGCCGGGGAGGCGGTGTACGTGGCGGAGCccgtgccggcgccggcgccggcgtcgaGGGGCCCGGCGTACGACGGCCTGCCCCTGGGCAATGCTGCCGGCGCGCGCACCGCGGCG GAGCTGGTCGGGAGATGCCCGGCGTGGTCGACCGACGCTGGTCCGGCGGGGACGACGAGTTGCCACCAGTGCCGCAAGGCTGGGGCCGTCCTTTGGTGTTCCAGCTGCGACAGGAGAGGCTACTGCGCCGGCTGCATCTCGAGATG GTACTCTGACATTTCGATAGATGATGTTCGAAAGGTTTGTCCTGCATGCCGTGGCATTTGTAATTGCAGAGTTTGCTTACAAGGAGACAACTTAATAAAG GCCAGGGTGCAAGAAATACCAGTTGTTGATAAGTTGAGATATCTTCATTGCCTTTTGTCACATGTTCTTCCAGTACTAAAGCAGATTTATTCTGACCAATGCTTTGAAATAGGTGTTGAAACAAGATCTTCTG GACCAAAGACAGATATCCTCAGAGCAAAGATAAATTTTGATGAACAAATGTGCTG TGATTTTTGCAAAGTGCCAGTTTTTGATTATCACCGCCACTGTCCAAAGTGTCTGTATGATTTATGCCTTGATTGCTGTCGAGACATACGGCGTTCTCGGGCCACTGTTGCAAGAGGAGAACATACCGAAGGTCATGTTGAAGATAAAAGTAGAGATTCTTTTAGTAGAAGAGCAAGACTGGAACCATCTGCAGAAAGTGTAAATGACAAGTCTTGCTATCAGCCAATGGATCTAAATAATATTGACATTAGATCTTTAGTCCCTACATGGAGAGTCAGCAATGATGGCAGCCTCACTTGCGGGCCTCATGAAGCTGGTGGCTGTGGTTCCTCAAAGCTGGTGCTAAGGCGAATATTCAAAATTAATTGGATCGCTAAACTTGTAAAAAGTTCTGAAGAAATGGTCAATGGTTGCAAAGTACATGATCTGCAGGATGGATGTTTGTCTTACATTGATGGCAGACAGTTAGAGTTAATTGGTCAGCATGACCATGGTCTCTCAAAATGCTCAAACAGTGATGATATTAGTGGGAATTGTGTGTACTCTCCTGTATTGGAGGACTTAAAACATGAAGGCATCATGCAGTTTCGTAAGCATTGGATAAAGGCGGAGCCTATTGTCATCAGGAAAGCATTTGAGCCTTCCCTGTCATCAATCTGGGACCCTTTAAGTATTTGGAGAGGTATCCAGGAGATCATGGATgaagaaatggatgaagatgtaATAGTGAAAGCTGTTGACTGCTCAAACCAATCAGAG GTGGATATCGAGCTCAAACAGTTTATCAAAGGTTATTCGGATGGCAACAAGGGGGGCGATGGCCGCTTGTTGATGCTGAAATTGAAAGAGTGGCCCCAGCCCAGTGTCTTAGAGGAGTTTCTGTTGTGCCACAGACCAGAATTTATTGTCAATTTTCCTCTTGTTGATTTTATTCATCCTAGATGGGGTCTCCTAAATCTTGCTGCCAAGTTACCCCAAGATGCATTACAGCCTGAAGTAGGGATGAAACTGCTAATTGCATATGGAAGTCGTCAAGAACTTGGTAAAGGTGATCCAGTGATGAATCTAACGATTAACATGGGTGATGTG GTTCACATGTTAATGCATGCAGTTGAAGTACGTAACCAATATCCCAATAGGCCACCATCTAATGGATCTGAAAGGATTGCTAATGGAACTAGTACGCATGTAAATGATCACACTCCTGTTCCAGATTTGGATCTGATTGTGGGGGAGCAAGAGTACAAACATGCTATTTCACATTGTGAGGAGGCAAAAGCTAACAATTTAGAAGGATCACAGGCTGGTGCTGTCTGGGATGTATTCCGCAGGCAGGATCTTCCAAAGCTTAATGAATATTTGGCTGCTCACCGGGAAGAATTTGGAGCTAACTGTCAAGCTGTGCCCTCT GTTAAGTATCCTATTTACGATCAAAATGTGTACCTCAACAATCATCATAAGAAGACATTGAAGGATCAATATG GAATTGAACCTTGCACATTCCACCAACATATTGGCGAGGCTGTATTCATTCCAGCCGGCTGTCCTTTCCAAGTGAAAAACCTCCAG TCCACCGTTCAATTGGCTCTCAATTTTTTGTCTCCGGAGAGTTTGCCAGAGTCAGTCCGGATGGCCCAAGAGATCCGTTGCCTGCCGAATGATCATTTTGCAAAACTGAAGATGCTTGAG GTAAAAAAGATCTCCTTATATGCAGCAAGTTCAGCTGTCAGAGAAATTCAGAGAATAACTCTGGATCCCAA GTTCAATCTTGATGCTAGTTTCGAGGATCAAAATTTGACTAGGGCGGTTTCAGAAAACTTGGCAAGAGTGAATAAACAAAGGAAGGTATCTTGCAGTTGA
- the LOC112875134 gene encoding lysine-specific demethylase JMJ25 isoform X3, with the protein MAAVPEDLRCKRSDGKQWRCGAPSVPGKTVCEKHYVQAKRRSASSALRATLRRSSASAAGGAPVLPFRSTAAAARLGPPPMAVARPVYSRVAGEAVYVAEPVPAPAPASRGPAYDGLPLGNAAGARTAAELVGRCPAWSTDAGPAGTTSCHQCRKAGAVLWCSSCDRRGYCAGCISRWYSDISIDDVRKVCPACRGICNCRVCLQGDNLIKARVQEIPVVDKLRYLHCLLSHVLPVLKQIYSDQCFEIGVETRSSGPKTDILRAKINFDEQMCCDFCKVPVFDYHRHCPKCLYDLCLDCCRDIRRSRATVARGEHTEGHVEDKSRDSFSRRARLEPSAESVNDKSCYQPMDLNNIDIRSLVPTWRVSNDGSLTCGPHEAGGCGSSKLVLRRIFKINWIAKLVKSSEEMVNGCKVHDLQDGCLSYIDGRQLELIGQHDHGLSKCSNSDDISGNCVYSPVLEDLKHEGIMQFRKHWIKAEPIVIRKAFEPSLSSIWDPLSIWRGIQEIMDEEMDEDVIVKAVDCSNQSEVDIELKQFIKGYSDGNKGGDGRLLMLKLKEWPQPSVLEEFLLCHRPEFIVNFPLVDFIHPRWGLLNLAAKLPQDALQPEVGMKLLIAYGSRQELGKGDPVMNLTINMGDVVHMLMHAVEVRNQYPNRPPSNGSERIANGTSTHVNDHTPVPDLDLIVGEQEYKHAISHCEEAKANNLEGSQAGAVWDVFRRQDLPKLNEYLAAHREEFGANCQAVPSVKYPIYDQNVYLNNHHKKTLKDQYGIEPCTFHQHIGEAVFIPAGCPFQVKNLQSTVQLALNFLSPESLPESVRMAQEIRCLPNDHFAKLKMLEVQS; encoded by the exons ATGGCGGCCGTGCCGGAGGACCTCCGCTGCAAGCGCTCCGACGGCAAGCAGTGGCGCTGCGGCGCGCCCTCCGTGCCCGGCAAGACCGTCTGCGAGAAGCACTACGTCCAGGCCAAGAGGCGCTCCGCCTCCTCCGCGCTCCGCGCAACGCTCCGCCGCTcatccgcctccgccgccggcggcgcgcccGTCCTGCCCTtccgctccaccgccgccgcggcccgccTCGGCCCGCCGCCGATGGCGGTCGCGAGGCCCGTCTACTCCAGGGTCGCCGGGGAGGCGGTGTACGTGGCGGAGCccgtgccggcgccggcgccggcgtcgaGGGGCCCGGCGTACGACGGCCTGCCCCTGGGCAATGCTGCCGGCGCGCGCACCGCGGCG GAGCTGGTCGGGAGATGCCCGGCGTGGTCGACCGACGCTGGTCCGGCGGGGACGACGAGTTGCCACCAGTGCCGCAAGGCTGGGGCCGTCCTTTGGTGTTCCAGCTGCGACAGGAGAGGCTACTGCGCCGGCTGCATCTCGAGATG GTACTCTGACATTTCGATAGATGATGTTCGAAAGGTTTGTCCTGCATGCCGTGGCATTTGTAATTGCAGAGTTTGCTTACAAGGAGACAACTTAATAAAG GCCAGGGTGCAAGAAATACCAGTTGTTGATAAGTTGAGATATCTTCATTGCCTTTTGTCACATGTTCTTCCAGTACTAAAGCAGATTTATTCTGACCAATGCTTTGAAATAGGTGTTGAAACAAGATCTTCTG GACCAAAGACAGATATCCTCAGAGCAAAGATAAATTTTGATGAACAAATGTGCTG TGATTTTTGCAAAGTGCCAGTTTTTGATTATCACCGCCACTGTCCAAAGTGTCTGTATGATTTATGCCTTGATTGCTGTCGAGACATACGGCGTTCTCGGGCCACTGTTGCAAGAGGAGAACATACCGAAGGTCATGTTGAAGATAAAAGTAGAGATTCTTTTAGTAGAAGAGCAAGACTGGAACCATCTGCAGAAAGTGTAAATGACAAGTCTTGCTATCAGCCAATGGATCTAAATAATATTGACATTAGATCTTTAGTCCCTACATGGAGAGTCAGCAATGATGGCAGCCTCACTTGCGGGCCTCATGAAGCTGGTGGCTGTGGTTCCTCAAAGCTGGTGCTAAGGCGAATATTCAAAATTAATTGGATCGCTAAACTTGTAAAAAGTTCTGAAGAAATGGTCAATGGTTGCAAAGTACATGATCTGCAGGATGGATGTTTGTCTTACATTGATGGCAGACAGTTAGAGTTAATTGGTCAGCATGACCATGGTCTCTCAAAATGCTCAAACAGTGATGATATTAGTGGGAATTGTGTGTACTCTCCTGTATTGGAGGACTTAAAACATGAAGGCATCATGCAGTTTCGTAAGCATTGGATAAAGGCGGAGCCTATTGTCATCAGGAAAGCATTTGAGCCTTCCCTGTCATCAATCTGGGACCCTTTAAGTATTTGGAGAGGTATCCAGGAGATCATGGATgaagaaatggatgaagatgtaATAGTGAAAGCTGTTGACTGCTCAAACCAATCAGAG GTGGATATCGAGCTCAAACAGTTTATCAAAGGTTATTCGGATGGCAACAAGGGGGGCGATGGCCGCTTGTTGATGCTGAAATTGAAAGAGTGGCCCCAGCCCAGTGTCTTAGAGGAGTTTCTGTTGTGCCACAGACCAGAATTTATTGTCAATTTTCCTCTTGTTGATTTTATTCATCCTAGATGGGGTCTCCTAAATCTTGCTGCCAAGTTACCCCAAGATGCATTACAGCCTGAAGTAGGGATGAAACTGCTAATTGCATATGGAAGTCGTCAAGAACTTGGTAAAGGTGATCCAGTGATGAATCTAACGATTAACATGGGTGATGTG GTTCACATGTTAATGCATGCAGTTGAAGTACGTAACCAATATCCCAATAGGCCACCATCTAATGGATCTGAAAGGATTGCTAATGGAACTAGTACGCATGTAAATGATCACACTCCTGTTCCAGATTTGGATCTGATTGTGGGGGAGCAAGAGTACAAACATGCTATTTCACATTGTGAGGAGGCAAAAGCTAACAATTTAGAAGGATCACAGGCTGGTGCTGTCTGGGATGTATTCCGCAGGCAGGATCTTCCAAAGCTTAATGAATATTTGGCTGCTCACCGGGAAGAATTTGGAGCTAACTGTCAAGCTGTGCCCTCT GTTAAGTATCCTATTTACGATCAAAATGTGTACCTCAACAATCATCATAAGAAGACATTGAAGGATCAATATG GAATTGAACCTTGCACATTCCACCAACATATTGGCGAGGCTGTATTCATTCCAGCCGGCTGTCCTTTCCAAGTGAAAAACCTCCAG TCCACCGTTCAATTGGCTCTCAATTTTTTGTCTCCGGAGAGTTTGCCAGAGTCAGTCCGGATGGCCCAAGAGATCCGTTGCCTGCCGAATGATCATTTTGCAAAACTGAAGATGCTTGAG GTTCAATCTTGA
- the LOC112873602 gene encoding proline-rich proteoglycan 2-like isoform X1 encodes MVKFDSFSELVNGAIIQEDAHLAHKAEKKRKTPAAGSSSSAPQRFRLVQSGPQRAPFQHQPPQQWGYRPPQDTQPQGTVRPPVPQQNEQKVWVQQQGVRPNFFPCYNCGQPGHFARNCPMPPKQGQQSSQQGQKQSVAHFKPGQVHYTTLEDIPEGAPVMSDAAAEGVVYEVIAEAKEHPEQVPQGVRKDPAQGPSAPDSEQQPKGPAPVDFCPCCAKFVRLDVEGWSVEDPGA; translated from the exons ATGGTCAAGTTTGAcagtttcagtgagctggtcaaTGGGGCTATCATACAGGAGGATGCCCACCTAGCTCACAAGgcagaaaagaagagaaagacgCCGGCAGCAGGATCTTCTAGCAGTGCCCCTCAGAGGTTCCGTCTAGTGCAGTCGGGCCCACAGCGAGCCCCCTTTCAGCACCAGCCGCCGCAGCAGTGGGGATACAGGCCCCCTCAGGACACTCAGCCACAGGGGACAGTCAGGCCTCCTGTTCCTCAGCAGAATGAGCAGAAGGTCTGGGTGCAGCAGCAAGGGGTACGCCCCAATTTCTTTCCGTGCTACAACTGTGGACAGCCGGGTCACTTTGCACGGAACTGCCCAATGCCACCTAAGCAAGGCCAGCAATCGAGCCAGCAAGGTCAGAAGCAGAGTGTGGCCCACTTCAAGCCGGGGCAAGTGCACTACACCACCCTTGAGGATATTCCTGAGGGAGCACCAGTGatgtcgg acgccgccgccgagggagTCGTATATGAAGTGATCGCGGAGGCGAAAGAGCACCCGGAGCAAGTCCCACAGGGGGTTCGCAAGGATCCGGCCCAAGGCCCGTCTGCCCCTGACTCTGAGCAACAGcccaaag GTCCCGCACCCGTAGACTTCTGTCCGTGTTGCGCCAAGTTCGTTCGGTTGGACGTGGAGGGGTGGAGTGTTGAGGATCCAGGCGCGTAA
- the LOC112873602 gene encoding proline-rich proteoglycan 2-like isoform X2 — protein MVKFDSFSELVNGAIIQEDAHLAHKAEKKRKTPAAGSSSSAPQRFRLVQSGPQRAPFQHQPPQQWGYRPPQDTQPQGTVRPPVPQQNEQKVWVQQQGVRPNFFPCYNCGQPGHFARNCPMPPKQGQQSSQQGQKQSVAHFKPGQVHYTTLEDIPEGAPVMSDAAAEGVVYEVIAEAKEHPEQVPQGVRKDPAQGPSAPDSEQQPKGKPRSRTRRLLSVLRQVRSVGRGGVEC, from the exons ATGGTCAAGTTTGAcagtttcagtgagctggtcaaTGGGGCTATCATACAGGAGGATGCCCACCTAGCTCACAAGgcagaaaagaagagaaagacgCCGGCAGCAGGATCTTCTAGCAGTGCCCCTCAGAGGTTCCGTCTAGTGCAGTCGGGCCCACAGCGAGCCCCCTTTCAGCACCAGCCGCCGCAGCAGTGGGGATACAGGCCCCCTCAGGACACTCAGCCACAGGGGACAGTCAGGCCTCCTGTTCCTCAGCAGAATGAGCAGAAGGTCTGGGTGCAGCAGCAAGGGGTACGCCCCAATTTCTTTCCGTGCTACAACTGTGGACAGCCGGGTCACTTTGCACGGAACTGCCCAATGCCACCTAAGCAAGGCCAGCAATCGAGCCAGCAAGGTCAGAAGCAGAGTGTGGCCCACTTCAAGCCGGGGCAAGTGCACTACACCACCCTTGAGGATATTCCTGAGGGAGCACCAGTGatgtcgg acgccgccgccgagggagTCGTATATGAAGTGATCGCGGAGGCGAAAGAGCACCCGGAGCAAGTCCCACAGGGGGTTCGCAAGGATCCGGCCCAAGGCCCGTCTGCCCCTGACTCTGAGCAACAGcccaaaggcaagccccg GTCCCGCACCCGTAGACTTCTGTCCGTGTTGCGCCAAGTTCGTTCGGTTGGACGTGGAGGGGTGGAGTGTTGA